Proteins encoded together in one uncultured Flavobacterium sp. window:
- a CDS encoding ACT domain-containing protein, with translation MLGEKDLEKLLKSMKPQHNLGDYVFCKVQKLENLNLNDVEMFFKEKEAITLILKKEIAQRLNLDYSVVMSWITLTVHSSLEAVGLTAAFSKTLSENEISCNVVAAFYHDHIFVPIKDTEKAMEVLNAFSS, from the coding sequence ATGTTAGGAGAAAAAGATTTAGAAAAATTGCTTAAAAGCATGAAACCTCAACATAATTTGGGTGATTATGTTTTTTGTAAAGTCCAGAAATTAGAAAATCTTAATTTGAATGATGTCGAAATGTTTTTTAAAGAAAAAGAAGCGATTACATTGATTCTTAAAAAAGAAATTGCTCAACGATTAAATCTGGATTATTCGGTTGTAATGTCCTGGATAACACTTACGGTTCATTCGTCGTTAGAAGCAGTTGGTTTGACAGCGGCATTTTCTAAAACACTTTCAGAGAACGAAATTAGCTGTAATGTTGTTGCAGCTTTTTATCACGATCATATTTTTGTTCCTATAAAAGACACAGAAAAAGCTATGGAGGTTTTAAATGCATTTTCGAGCTAA
- a CDS encoding alpha/beta hydrolase-fold protein, whose translation MDYLKDTFRKKILFFSFFMLLTSFVFAQNKTKIEIGMIDSISSKVLNENRKIWVHLPKSAKNAGFAKQKYPVVYLLDGDGHFSSVVGMIEELSEVNGNTNCPEMIVVGITNTNRNRDLTPTHSEVDPEFVPKSLSEQSGGGEKFVEFLEKELIPYIDSKYPTAPYRTLIGHSFGGLTAINILTNHTSLFNSYIAIDPSMWWNHQKFLAETEKKLAGKNLENVSLFMAAANTMEDNMNVVKVRRDTTVFTRHIRSILELNDYFAKNKKSNLNYHYRYYNDDDHGSVPLIATYDGLRFIFKFNQLKLTIPEQINFNKVVFTKIEKHFENVSKHLGYTVSVPEKTVNVFGYQSLGKKDMDLAGYLFKLNVANYPQSPNVFDSLGDFYEANGDKKNAIASYEKVLVLDKNFPETKEKLERLK comes from the coding sequence ATGGACTATTTAAAAGATACTTTTAGAAAGAAAATACTATTCTTTAGTTTTTTTATGTTGCTGACCAGTTTTGTATTTGCTCAGAATAAAACTAAAATTGAAATTGGAATGATTGATAGTATTTCTTCCAAAGTTCTAAATGAGAACAGAAAAATTTGGGTTCATCTTCCTAAAAGTGCAAAAAATGCAGGTTTTGCAAAACAAAAATATCCCGTAGTTTATTTACTTGATGGCGATGGACATTTTAGTTCGGTTGTTGGAATGATTGAAGAATTGAGCGAAGTAAACGGAAATACCAATTGTCCGGAAATGATTGTAGTAGGAATTACAAATACCAACCGAAATCGGGATTTGACTCCAACACATTCAGAGGTTGATCCTGAGTTTGTACCTAAAAGCCTAAGTGAACAATCTGGCGGAGGTGAAAAGTTTGTTGAGTTTCTGGAAAAAGAACTGATTCCGTATATCGACAGTAAATATCCTACTGCGCCTTATAGAACCTTAATCGGGCATTCTTTTGGAGGACTGACAGCAATTAATATCCTGACAAATCATACCAGTTTATTTAATTCGTATATCGCCATCGACCCGAGTATGTGGTGGAATCATCAGAAATTTTTAGCAGAAACAGAGAAAAAACTAGCAGGTAAAAATCTGGAAAATGTTTCGCTATTTATGGCGGCGGCAAATACTATGGAAGATAATATGAATGTTGTAAAAGTCAGAAGAGATACAACTGTTTTTACAAGACATATCAGATCAATTCTGGAATTAAATGATTACTTTGCTAAGAATAAAAAAAGCAATCTGAATTATCATTATAGATATTATAACGATGATGATCACGGATCTGTACCATTGATTGCTACTTATGACGGTCTTCGTTTTATATTCAAATTCAATCAATTGAAACTTACAATACCGGAACAAATCAATTTTAATAAAGTTGTTTTTACTAAAATCGAAAAACATTTCGAAAACGTATCCAAACATTTAGGTTACACAGTCAGTGTTCCTGAAAAGACGGTAAATGTTTTTGGTTATCAGTCTTTGGGTAAAAAAGATATGGATTTGGCTGGTTATTTATTCAAATTAAATGTTGCCAATTATCCACAAAGTCCAAATGTGTTTGATTCGCTTGGCGATTTTTATGAAGCAAATGGTGATAAGAAAAATGCAATTGCCAGTTATGAAAAGGTTCTGGTTTTGGATAAAAATTTCCCCGAAACAAAAGAGAAACTAGAAAGACTAAAATAA
- a CDS encoding M1 family metallopeptidase encodes MEKKTFQFVFIAFLFLAQNGFAQELYMPRNIKEAYTKGTRSMDGKPGKNYWQNHGKYTMDISVDPKTKLVSGTETIVYENNSNDTLRNLAVRFVNNLHKPSSPRGGNVNDDFLSNGLTITSLKIGDDVYKEDARSWGTIGNVKMNKPIPPHTKATIYIDWNYPLSKESGREGQIDETTFFVAYSYPRVSVFDDYNKWDRLPHTDRQEFYNDFNDYTYSVKAPKNYVVYATGDLLNPDEVLEPEFSARLKKSYITDEVLHIANETELKSGIVTKQNDWNVWKFEAKHITDVCFGLSDHYLWDASSVLVDKKTNRRASVQAAYDIKGTDFVNSIKNNQNALDFFSNNWPGVPYPFSKMTAFQGFADMEYPMMCNDSQMNDPVFAQLVQDHEVAHTYFPFYMGINETRYAFMDEGWATTFEYLIGITEHGKEAADKFYKDFRVKDYIKDKSTEEDQPIISMSSQLVDAGYGNNSYGKASLSYLALKDMLGDDLFKKSLHAYMDNWNGKHPIPWDYFNSINTASGKNLNWFFNSWFFTNNYIDLSVKNVSKNVVSVENVGGFAIPFDVNVVYADNSTETIHQTPEIWKTNQKAATIALKSKKQIKQITLDGGIFMDATPPDNVWVAK; translated from the coding sequence ATGGAGAAAAAAACATTCCAGTTTGTATTTATTGCCTTTTTGTTTTTGGCACAAAATGGCTTTGCACAAGAGCTTTATATGCCTAGAAATATAAAGGAAGCTTACACAAAAGGCACGCGTTCAATGGACGGAAAACCGGGTAAAAATTATTGGCAGAATCACGGAAAATATACCATGGATATTTCGGTAGATCCCAAAACTAAATTGGTTAGCGGAACAGAAACTATTGTTTATGAAAATAACAGTAATGATACTTTAAGGAATCTGGCTGTTCGATTTGTAAATAATCTTCATAAACCATCTTCACCAAGAGGCGGAAATGTCAATGATGATTTTTTAAGTAATGGATTGACGATTACTTCTTTAAAAATTGGTGATGACGTTTATAAAGAAGATGCAAGAAGCTGGGGAACGATTGGGAATGTAAAAATGAATAAACCAATTCCTCCTCACACTAAAGCGACAATCTATATTGACTGGAATTATCCTTTATCTAAAGAGAGTGGAAGAGAAGGGCAAATTGACGAAACCACTTTTTTTGTAGCTTACAGTTATCCACGTGTTTCTGTTTTTGATGATTATAATAAATGGGACAGATTGCCACATACAGATCGTCAGGAGTTTTACAATGATTTTAATGATTATACCTATTCTGTAAAAGCGCCTAAAAATTATGTCGTTTATGCAACCGGAGATTTACTAAATCCGGATGAGGTTTTAGAGCCGGAATTTTCAGCCCGCTTGAAAAAATCATACATTACAGATGAAGTTTTGCATATTGCAAATGAAACAGAACTAAAAAGCGGAATTGTTACTAAACAAAATGATTGGAACGTTTGGAAATTTGAAGCCAAACATATCACTGATGTTTGCTTTGGATTAAGTGATCATTACTTATGGGATGCAAGCAGTGTTTTGGTCGATAAAAAAACAAATCGTCGTGCAAGTGTTCAGGCAGCATATGATATAAAAGGAACTGATTTTGTAAACTCGATAAAAAACAATCAAAATGCTTTAGATTTCTTTTCAAACAATTGGCCGGGAGTTCCATATCCGTTTTCAAAAATGACGGCATTTCAGGGTTTTGCAGATATGGAATATCCAATGATGTGTAACGATTCGCAAATGAACGATCCTGTTTTTGCACAATTAGTTCAGGATCATGAAGTAGCGCATACATATTTTCCTTTTTATATGGGAATCAACGAAACGCGTTATGCTTTTATGGATGAAGGTTGGGCAACTACTTTTGAATATTTAATTGGAATTACGGAACATGGTAAAGAAGCTGCCGATAAATTTTATAAAGACTTTAGAGTAAAAGATTATATAAAAGATAAATCTACAGAAGAAGATCAGCCAATAATCTCAATGTCTTCACAACTTGTAGATGCAGGATATGGAAACAATTCATACGGAAAAGCTTCTCTTTCTTATTTGGCTTTAAAAGATATGTTGGGAGATGATTTATTCAAAAAATCGTTGCACGCTTATATGGATAACTGGAACGGGAAACACCCAATTCCGTGGGATTATTTTAATTCGATAAATACAGCTTCAGGAAAAAATCTGAATTGGTTTTTTAATAGTTGGTTTTTTACCAATAACTACATTGATCTTTCTGTTAAAAATGTTTCTAAGAATGTAGTTTCAGTAGAAAATGTGGGAGGTTTTGCAATTCCGTTTGATGTAAATGTAGTTTACGCAGATAACTCAACAGAAACAATACATCAAACTCCTGAAATTTGGAAAACAAATCAAAAAGCAGCGACAATTGCTTTAAAAAGTAAAAAACAAATCAAGCAAATAACTTTAGACGGAGGTATTTTTATGGATGCCACTCCTCCGGATAATGTTTGGGTTGCGAAATAA
- a CDS encoding NADP-dependent glyceraldehyde-3-phosphate dehydrogenase: MSLIPEEFQIKTLINQETYLVNGELKHWAGQTTPVFSTISSTEKYTPTLLGLIPFMAEKEAHEVVEAANAAYNKGQGLWPTMKVVDRIKCMENFVEQMKKTREEVVKLLMWEIGKNLGDSQKEFDRTVEYIYDTIASYKELNGRSAHFEKVQGVNAMIRRGPLGVVLCLGPYNYPLNETFSLLIPALIMGNTVIFKPAKHGVLCISPLLEAFKSSFPKGVINIVYGRGREVASPIMKSGKIDVLALIGNSKSAIALQDQHPNKNRLRLILGLEAKNPAIILPDADLDLAIQECIAGTLSFNGQRCTALKVLYVHESIAEEFNKRFSEKVDGLLFGNPWEKGVSLTPLPETDKPHYIQGLIDDAIHKGAKILNAKGGKHSDNFIFPAVLYPVSKKMRVYHEEQFGPVVPIISFKDISEPLEDMAESNYGQQVSLFGKDIKTLAPLIDALVNLVCRVNLNSSCQRGPDAFPFTGRKDSAVGTLSIPDALRSFSIRTFVASKDIDYNNEILQELLNSKESNFINTDYIL, encoded by the coding sequence ATGAGTTTAATACCCGAAGAATTTCAGATTAAAACCCTTATAAATCAAGAGACTTATCTTGTAAACGGAGAATTAAAACATTGGGCAGGGCAAACCACACCTGTTTTTTCTACGATTTCATCTACAGAAAAATATACACCAACTTTACTGGGATTGATTCCGTTTATGGCAGAGAAAGAAGCTCATGAAGTGGTTGAAGCTGCTAATGCTGCTTATAATAAAGGACAAGGTTTATGGCCAACTATGAAAGTGGTTGACCGTATTAAATGTATGGAGAACTTCGTCGAGCAAATGAAGAAGACCCGCGAAGAAGTGGTTAAACTCCTGATGTGGGAAATTGGAAAAAACCTTGGCGATTCGCAAAAAGAATTTGACAGAACCGTTGAATATATTTACGATACTATTGCCAGCTATAAAGAGTTAAACGGACGCAGTGCACATTTTGAAAAAGTACAAGGTGTGAATGCTATGATTCGTCGTGGACCTCTTGGAGTTGTATTGTGTCTTGGGCCTTACAATTATCCTTTAAATGAAACTTTTTCATTGTTGATTCCGGCTTTGATTATGGGAAATACGGTTATCTTCAAACCGGCTAAACATGGCGTTTTATGTATTTCGCCATTGTTAGAAGCATTTAAAAGCAGTTTTCCAAAAGGGGTTATCAATATCGTATACGGAAGAGGCCGCGAAGTAGCTTCTCCTATTATGAAATCAGGAAAAATTGATGTTTTGGCATTAATTGGAAACAGTAAATCTGCGATTGCTTTGCAGGATCAACATCCAAACAAAAACAGATTGCGTTTGATTTTAGGTTTAGAAGCTAAAAACCCGGCGATTATTTTACCGGATGCCGATTTAGATTTGGCAATTCAGGAATGTATTGCAGGAACTCTGTCATTCAACGGTCAGCGTTGTACAGCGTTAAAAGTGCTGTATGTTCATGAATCAATTGCCGAAGAGTTCAACAAACGATTCTCAGAAAAAGTAGATGGTTTATTATTTGGAAATCCTTGGGAAAAAGGAGTTTCCTTAACACCACTTCCGGAAACAGATAAGCCACATTATATTCAGGGATTAATTGATGATGCAATTCATAAAGGAGCTAAAATCCTGAATGCAAAAGGAGGAAAACACAGTGATAACTTTATTTTTCCGGCAGTTTTATATCCTGTAAGTAAAAAAATGCGTGTGTATCATGAAGAACAATTTGGACCAGTGGTGCCAATTATTTCTTTTAAAGATATTAGTGAACCACTTGAAGATATGGCCGAATCAAATTACGGACAACAAGTGAGTTTATTTGGAAAAGATATTAAAACTTTGGCACCGCTTATTGATGCTTTAGTAAATTTAGTTTGTAGAGTAAACCTGAACAGTTCTTGTCAGAGAGGTCCGGATGCATTCCCGTTTACAGGTCGTAAAGATTCGGCTGTAGGAACTTTAAGTATTCCTGATGCTTTACGCTCATTTTCAATTCGTACGTTCGTGGCTTCAAAAGATATCGATTATAACAATGAAATTCTGCAAGAGCTATTAAATAGCAAAGAATCGAATTTTATAAATACCGATTATATTTTGTAA
- a CDS encoding rhodanese-like domain-containing protein translates to MNLSQEDWVAQLAADENAVILDVRTEDEFNDGYIENAVNIDINKGQGFIYEIEELDKNKNYYVYCRSGARSAKACQIMNELGIENAYNLLGGILDWEGETVNP, encoded by the coding sequence ATGAATTTATCACAAGAAGATTGGGTTGCTCAGCTTGCTGCTGACGAGAATGCAGTTATACTTGACGTAAGAACTGAAGACGAATTTAATGACGGCTATATCGAAAATGCTGTAAATATCGACATTAATAAAGGACAAGGTTTTATTTATGAAATCGAAGAATTAGATAAAAATAAAAACTATTATGTGTATTGTCGTTCTGGTGCCAGAAGTGCCAAAGCATGTCAGATTATGAATGAATTAGGGATTGAGAATGCCTATAATCTGCTTGGTGGAATTCTGGACTGGGAAGGGGAAACCGTGAATCCATAA
- a CDS encoding Crp/Fnr family transcriptional regulator: MQNSLKNIFPNFSNELISTIEENGTLQHFEAGTILMRTGQYIKNTVLITKGKIKIYREGEDGGEFLMYYLQPGQACAISMICATKSEKSQIMAKVVEDVSVMMIPLQMMDKWMMEHRSWYEFVIETYRNRFEEVLEVVDNIAFRSMDERLEFYLKRHSDACGCSEVNLSHQEIASELNTSREVISRLLKKMEQRGLVKLNRNQIELLK, from the coding sequence ATGCAAAACTCATTAAAAAATATATTCCCTAATTTCTCTAACGAACTTATTTCGACTATCGAAGAAAACGGAACGCTACAGCATTTTGAAGCTGGAACTATCTTAATGCGAACCGGACAATATATTAAGAATACCGTTTTGATCACCAAAGGAAAAATCAAAATCTATCGCGAAGGTGAAGATGGCGGCGAGTTTTTAATGTATTATCTTCAGCCAGGTCAAGCCTGTGCTATTTCGATGATTTGTGCTACCAAAAGCGAGAAAAGTCAGATTATGGCAAAAGTTGTCGAAGATGTTTCCGTAATGATGATTCCGTTGCAAATGATGGACAAATGGATGATGGAACACAGATCCTGGTACGAATTTGTAATCGAAACCTATAGAAATCGTTTTGAAGAAGTCTTAGAAGTTGTCGACAACATCGCTTTTCGTTCTATGGATGAGCGTTTAGAGTTTTATCTCAAAAGACATTCGGACGCCTGTGGCTGTTCTGAAGTAAATTTATCGCATCAGGAAATTGCCTCCGAACTAAATACCTCAAGAGAAGTTATCTCAAGATTACTCAAAAAAATGGAACAAAGAGGTTTGGTTAAACTAAACCGCAACCAAATCGAGTTATTGAAGTAA
- a CDS encoding sulfite exporter TauE/SafE family protein: protein MEYLGYFASIIIGISLGLIGGGGSILTIPILVYLFKVSPDQATSYSLFIVGLTAMFGSYSHYKMGNLKLKSALYFAIPSVISILIIREVIFPQIASTLFSIASYSVSKDFLIMIIFSVLMITAAISMIKKNKPEIKGAETNYLQLSLIGFTVGIITGFLGAGGGFLIIPALLFFANLPMKQAVGTSLLIITINSSIGFGGDLYVGTPIDYTFLLGVSGMALLGMLVGSQLSKKIDGTKLKPIFGWFVLVMGFYIITKEVLF, encoded by the coding sequence ATGGAATATTTAGGTTATTTTGCTTCAATCATTATCGGAATCTCGCTTGGCTTAATTGGCGGCGGCGGATCGATCTTAACTATTCCTATCTTAGTATATTTGTTTAAAGTAAGTCCGGACCAAGCCACTTCATATTCTTTATTTATTGTTGGATTAACTGCTATGTTTGGGAGTTATAGTCATTACAAAATGGGGAATCTGAAACTTAAATCAGCATTGTATTTTGCGATTCCTTCTGTGATTTCGATTCTGATAATCCGTGAAGTTATTTTCCCTCAAATTGCTTCAACCTTATTTTCAATCGCTTCCTATTCTGTTTCCAAAGATTTTCTGATTATGATTATCTTTTCAGTATTGATGATTACTGCAGCGATTTCGATGATCAAGAAAAACAAACCCGAAATAAAAGGCGCCGAAACAAATTACCTTCAACTAAGTTTAATAGGTTTTACAGTCGGAATCATAACAGGATTTCTAGGTGCTGGTGGCGGATTCTTAATTATTCCTGCCCTACTCTTTTTTGCCAATTTACCTATGAAGCAAGCTGTAGGAACTTCATTATTGATTATCACGATAAATTCTTCAATAGGTTTTGGAGGCGATTTATACGTCGGAACTCCCATAGATTACACTTTTTTATTAGGCGTTTCCGGAATGGCACTTTTAGGAATGTTAGTTGGGAGCCAGCTTTCTAAAAAAATCGACGGAACTAAACTAAAACCTATTTTTGGCTGGTTTGTTCTCGTAATGGGATTTTATATTATTACTAAGGAGGTTTTATTTTAG
- a CDS encoding type II toxin-antitoxin system antitoxin SocA domain-containing protein, translated as MYNCFDIAKYFIELAKDEGQGLDPMKLLKLTYISDGWHLGITGKPLFDNEIQAWKYGAVIPDLYYAIRMFGKDNVDPLLLDISAKTPLEEEDKEFLKKIWNNYKNLSGLQLSALTHEEGSPWSQTWDGTHNVVIENDLIKEYYKEKLKN; from the coding sequence ATGTACAATTGTTTTGATATAGCAAAGTATTTTATAGAGTTGGCAAAGGATGAAGGTCAGGGACTTGATCCTATGAAACTGTTGAAGCTGACTTATATTTCGGATGGATGGCATTTGGGAATTACAGGAAAACCACTTTTTGATAATGAGATTCAAGCCTGGAAATATGGGGCGGTTATTCCAGATTTATATTATGCAATACGAATGTTTGGAAAGGATAATGTTGATCCTTTGTTGCTTGATATATCTGCAAAAACTCCGTTAGAGGAAGAAGATAAAGAGTTTCTAAAAAAAATCTGGAACAATTATAAAAATCTGTCTGGTTTACAGCTTTCGGCATTGACGCATGAAGAGGGAAGTCCGTGGTCGCAAACCTGGGACGGAACGCATAATGTTGTAATCGAAAATGATCTAATTAAAGAATATTACAAGGAAAAATTAAAAAATTAA
- the cydB gene encoding cytochrome d ubiquinol oxidase subunit II codes for MEFFWYVVLMGILAVYIVLDGYDFGAGIIHLFFAKTEKDKKAITSAIGPFWDANEVWIIAAGGVLFFAFPTLYASSFSGFYLPLIMILWLLIFRAIGLEMRGQVHHPMWESIWDKAFGIASLLLALFFGIALGNIVRGVNLGMVTNGVSTQEAHYFFLPLWNPTFSPQANELGIIDWFTLFLGIVSVVALTIHGANWIIFKTNSSLNTQLKNVVFKLNIVLLVLVCISLQIWHFIEPKPFHNFIENPILWFFPLMTFVGILGLFKVRSYKKDGHGFIFSTLFLVGGFASTAVSIFPNVLPSTNNVNPSLTIYNTAAGEYGLNAGMSWFFVALFLVIVYFIIQYRVFSGKMDDIGYGEH; via the coding sequence ATGGAATTTTTTTGGTACGTAGTTTTAATGGGAATTTTAGCTGTTTATATTGTCTTAGACGGTTACGATTTTGGAGCGGGAATTATTCATTTATTTTTTGCCAAAACAGAAAAAGATAAAAAAGCGATTACAAGTGCAATTGGTCCGTTTTGGGATGCCAATGAAGTTTGGATTATTGCTGCCGGAGGAGTTTTGTTTTTTGCTTTTCCAACTTTATATGCTTCATCGTTCAGCGGTTTTTATTTGCCGTTGATTATGATTTTATGGCTTTTGATTTTCCGTGCGATTGGTTTAGAAATGCGCGGACAAGTGCATCATCCAATGTGGGAATCGATTTGGGATAAGGCATTTGGAATCGCAAGTCTACTTTTGGCTTTATTCTTCGGGATTGCTTTGGGAAATATTGTTCGCGGTGTAAATCTCGGAATGGTAACTAATGGTGTTTCGACACAAGAAGCGCATTATTTCTTTTTGCCTTTATGGAATCCAACTTTTAGTCCGCAAGCGAATGAACTGGGAATTATCGATTGGTTTACGCTTTTTCTGGGAATTGTAAGTGTTGTGGCGCTAACGATTCACGGTGCTAACTGGATTATTTTTAAGACCAATTCGTCTTTGAATACACAGCTTAAAAATGTGGTTTTTAAACTGAATATTGTTTTATTGGTTTTGGTTTGTATCTCGTTGCAAATATGGCATTTTATAGAACCGAAACCGTTTCATAATTTTATAGAAAATCCGATTCTTTGGTTTTTTCCTCTAATGACTTTTGTTGGGATTTTAGGATTATTCAAAGTTCGTTCCTATAAAAAAGATGGTCATGGATTTATATTTTCAACCTTGTTTCTTGTTGGTGGATTTGCCTCTACAGCGGTTTCGATTTTCCCGAATGTTTTGCCTTCGACTAATAATGTAAATCCGTCTTTAACGATTTATAACACTGCCGCCGGAGAATATGGTTTAAACGCCGGAATGAGCTGGTTTTTTGTTGCTTTGTTTTTAGTTATCGTTTACTTTATTATTCAATACCGCGTTTTTAGTGGGAAGATGGATGATATTGGGTATGGAGAACATTAA
- a CDS encoding cytochrome ubiquinol oxidase subunit I: MEEMLFYDRMQFAFTITFHYLFPQLTMGLSLIIVYFKWKYLKTQNEQYNHATHFWMRIFALNFAMGVVTGIPMEFQFGTNWAKFSELTGGIIGQTLAMEGMFSFFLESSFLGLFLFGEKLLGHKWHFITGLLICIGSWASGFLIIATHSWMQNPVGYEILENGKFVLNNFQALFLNPWLWPSYLHNQAASLVTSSFVVAGIGAFYILSKKNVVFGKLFLKTGVVFGLISSIIVAVPTGDLLAKNVVKYQPVTFAGMEGIFHTEEKGSEIVLIGQPDVKDKKLDNKIAVPNILSFLTYGNWNQEIKGLDQFEEDLHPTNISGLYYAYHIMVGLGTVFIGLMIISLFQLIRGKLFETKWILWSLMFMMPFPYIANTTGWYTAELGRQPWLVYNLMRTASGASPTVSSGNTLFTLLGFIGLYLLLGMLFLLLVGKIINKGPHQEVITENI, encoded by the coding sequence ATGGAAGAAATGCTTTTTTATGACCGAATGCAATTCGCCTTCACAATTACTTTTCACTATCTTTTTCCGCAACTTACAATGGGTCTTTCGCTGATCATTGTGTACTTCAAGTGGAAATATCTTAAAACTCAAAACGAACAATACAATCACGCCACGCATTTTTGGATGAGAATTTTTGCCCTGAATTTTGCAATGGGTGTTGTGACCGGAATTCCTATGGAGTTTCAATTTGGAACCAATTGGGCAAAATTCTCTGAATTAACAGGAGGAATCATTGGTCAGACTTTGGCAATGGAAGGAATGTTTTCTTTCTTTTTAGAATCATCCTTTTTAGGTTTATTTTTATTTGGAGAAAAACTCCTTGGACATAAATGGCATTTTATAACCGGATTACTAATTTGTATTGGTTCCTGGGCCAGCGGTTTTTTAATTATAGCGACACATTCGTGGATGCAGAATCCTGTGGGTTATGAAATTTTGGAAAACGGAAAATTTGTCCTGAATAATTTTCAGGCTTTATTTCTAAATCCGTGGTTGTGGCCATCTTATTTGCATAATCAGGCAGCTTCATTAGTAACGAGTTCATTTGTTGTTGCTGGAATTGGGGCTTTTTATATTCTAAGTAAGAAGAATGTAGTTTTTGGGAAATTGTTCCTTAAAACAGGAGTTGTTTTCGGATTGATTTCGAGTATAATTGTGGCAGTTCCTACGGGAGATTTATTGGCTAAAAATGTCGTAAAATACCAACCTGTAACTTTTGCCGGAATGGAAGGAATTTTTCATACCGAAGAAAAAGGTTCAGAAATTGTCCTGATTGGACAACCCGATGTAAAAGACAAAAAACTGGACAATAAAATTGCAGTTCCAAATATTCTGAGTTTCCTGACTTACGGAAATTGGAATCAGGAAATAAAAGGTTTAGATCAATTTGAGGAAGATCTTCATCCAACAAACATTTCCGGTTTGTATTATGCGTATCATATCATGGTAGGTCTAGGAACTGTATTCATTGGTTTGATGATAATTTCTCTTTTTCAATTAATAAGAGGGAAATTGTTCGAAACCAAATGGATTTTGTGGTCACTCATGTTTATGATGCCGTTTCCTTATATCGCCAATACAACAGGTTGGTACACTGCCGAACTAGGCAGACAGCCTTGGCTGGTTTATAATTTAATGCGAACTGCATCTGGAGCATCACCAACGGTTTCGTCTGGAAATACCTTGTTTACTTTACTTGGTTTTATTGGATTGTATCTTTTATTGGGAATGTTGTTTTTGCTTTTGGTTGGAAAAATTATCAACAAAGGACCTCATCAAGAAGTCATAACTGAAAATATATAA
- a CDS encoding HD domain-containing protein, with translation MKTEDLLNQIAFIKEIDKVKYIQRKTKLFNSDRNENDAEHSWHLALMAIVLAEHSNEPIDVLKVVKMVLIHDIVEIDAGDIFLYDTQINHDNTDEERLAANRIFGLLPENQANELIAIWEEFEAGETNEAKFAKSMDRLEPLLQNTSNNGGTWKEFGVNYKKVYEKKSVIKEGSKTLWNYAEGLINESVEKGILKDE, from the coding sequence ATGAAGACAGAAGATCTATTAAATCAAATTGCTTTTATAAAAGAGATTGATAAAGTAAAATATATTCAGAGAAAAACGAAATTGTTTAATAGCGACCGAAACGAAAATGATGCTGAACACAGTTGGCATTTGGCTTTGATGGCGATTGTTTTGGCAGAACATTCAAATGAGCCAATTGATGTTTTGAAAGTGGTGAAAATGGTTTTGATACATGATATAGTCGAAATCGACGCTGGAGATATCTTTTTATATGATACCCAAATAAATCACGATAATACTGATGAAGAGCGATTGGCTGCGAATCGTATTTTTGGATTATTGCCTGAAAACCAAGCCAACGAATTGATTGCTATTTGGGAAGAATTTGAAGCAGGCGAAACGAACGAAGCAAAGTTTGCAAAATCTATGGATAGGTTAGAACCTTTATTACAGAATACATCTAACAATGGCGGAACCTGGAAAGAGTTTGGTGTAAACTATAAAAAGGTTTACGAAAAAAAGAGCGTCATAAAAGAAGGTTCCAAAACTTTATGGAACTACGCCGAAGGTTTGATAAATGAAAGTGTAGAAAAAGGAATTTTGAAAGACGAGTAA